The Pseudomonadota bacterium genome has a segment encoding these proteins:
- a CDS encoding pyrroline-5-carboxylate reductase, producing the protein MLSELQVSFVGSGVMAEAILQGLLRRQLVAAERITCADPFPARCDDLRGRFGVNTTLSNLDAVSAADLILLSVKPQVLLEVMRELRGHLKPEALVVSIVAGATMETIRAELAHDRVVRSMPNTPARIGQGMTVWTASSAVGEPGREQARLVFGALGEEVYVDHEEYLDMATALSGTGPAYVFLVMEALIDAGVHLGFSRRIAQQLVLQTMQGSVAFARAVDMHPAELRNMVTSPGGTSAEAIYQLEKGGLRTILSRAVFAAFQKSRSLSQSASRAGQHERGDGVGSGGQA; encoded by the coding sequence ATGTTGAGTGAACTGCAAGTCTCCTTCGTCGGCAGCGGCGTCATGGCCGAGGCCATCCTGCAAGGCCTGCTCCGTCGCCAGCTCGTCGCTGCGGAGCGCATCACCTGCGCCGATCCCTTTCCGGCGCGCTGCGACGATCTTCGCGGTCGCTTCGGTGTCAACACCACGCTGTCCAACCTGGACGCGGTGTCCGCGGCTGATCTGATCCTGCTGTCCGTGAAGCCTCAGGTTCTCCTCGAGGTCATGCGCGAGCTCCGGGGGCACCTCAAGCCAGAGGCTCTTGTGGTCTCCATCGTGGCTGGCGCAACGATGGAGACCATTCGCGCCGAGCTCGCCCACGATCGCGTCGTGCGTTCGATGCCGAACACGCCGGCGCGCATCGGGCAGGGCATGACGGTGTGGACGGCCAGCAGCGCCGTCGGAGAGCCGGGGCGAGAGCAGGCTCGGCTCGTGTTCGGCGCGCTCGGCGAGGAGGTCTATGTCGACCACGAGGAATACCTCGACATGGCCACGGCGCTCTCTGGCACGGGGCCGGCCTACGTCTTTCTCGTGATGGAGGCGCTCATCGACGCGGGTGTGCATCTCGGTTTCTCCCGTCGCATCGCCCAGCAGCTCGTGCTCCAGACCATGCAAGGCTCGGTGGCGTTCGCCCGCGCGGTCGACATGCATCCGGCCGAGCTGCGCAACATGGTCACCTCGCCCGGCGGAACGTCAGCGGAAGCCATCTACCAGCTCGAGAAGGGCGGTCTGCGAACCATTCTCTCGCGGGCCGTGTTCGCCGCCTTCCAGAAGTCGAGAAGCCTGAGCCAGTCGGCCTCTCGAGCCGGGCAGCACGAGCGGGGCGATGGCGTGGGCTCGGGCGGTCAGGCCTGA